The sequence aacAATCGTGCCTATTAATCCAAAcctaaactaaaaatatcttattatttttaaatgataaatttgtgcTAGAgtgcattattttaaaaatgtatttttacttgCTTTTGTTTAACttaccaaggaatttttaatcgcGAAGAAGTTCTTCTCAAGATCCAAATACTTTAGCTTCTCTCCTTCCAAACATGTTGGTATCTCCGAAAGCTCATTATTAAACAAATCCAGAATCTTCAAGTTTTTTAGATTCGCCATTGATCTAGGAAGCTCCATGAGTCGATTATTACACGCGGAAATTTCCTCTAATTTAtctaaatttccaattttctccGGCAATTTACCCAATTCGCAACTATCGATAATTAACACCTGCAGATTCTGAAGTACGCAGATTTCATCCGGCAACCAACATAACTGATTTTCCCCAATGTCgagtcttttcaaattaaaaaacttgtcgaTAGAGTGCGGTAGTATCGACAACGCAGTCATTCTGGCGTTGATTTCCTGCACCACTCCAGGATTTCTCAAATTCGAGCCTGGGAGGGTACAAAATATATTGGATCTTCCCTCTCGTCTCAATTGTACTTTATCATTATCGACATTTATCTTTTGTAACTCGACCATGTTTGATGTGATTTGCTCCAAGTTCTTATCATTCAAGGAAGAATTGCGCATCGAGAAACGTCGGAGATGCGAGATTTGCTTCTCACGAAAGCGGAATTTATCGAAGACCGAATCGTCTAGATTTATTTCATCCAGCTTCCAGAATTTGGAATTCAGCAACCACTCGGGAAAAAATCGGCAGTATTTTAAGCCATTTGCTGAGAAACGTTTGAGTTTTGTGCTGGCTGGAGCAGAAATAAACTTGAGGGGATTATGTGAAACATCGAGGATTTCGAGGTTTTGCATCCCCTCTTCAACGCACTCGGGAATGGATTTGAACCTGTTGTTCGATAGAACGAGCTGCTTTAGGCGATTCAGAGCTGCACAGGAAATAGGGAACTTGGAGAGATTGTTAAAGCTCAAGTCGAgaatttcaaggttttcaagaCGCCCGAGATCATCAGGAAGATCTTGAAGTTTATTCCCTGACGCATCCAGGTGCTTAAGGCTCTGCAAGATGCATACTCTGGATGGTAGAGAGGGAATCCCGATGTTATCGATCTTCAGATGCTCTGGATGCTCTTCTAGATGCTGAACTTGTGTCTTGGCGTGATGTGATTCATTCTTAGTTGAATTTTGGTTAAAGTCCAGGCTTATTTTTCTGCTTTTTGTTATTCGCTGTGGATCAGCAAGATGGCGCTTCTCCGGACTGCTTATGGTTATCATTGCTGTTAAAAAGGCAGAATTTAGCTTGTTTTAGGTTTCAAATCAAGACTTCAGGAAATATATTTCTTGGAAAACATATTGCAAGAATAGGTAATTAAATAGGGCAAGAATTCGCTTTAGTGTCATTTGTTTTATTCCACATTAAGAAATTCATTATCACGTTCCTACACGCAATGTCAAGTTTTTATAATATAGAAGTATTTAGAAATTAACAATTGAACACAGTATAACTCATCATCCGGGAACTTTTTTCGCAATCAGCGACTACAAAATCTAGAGGATACCAATTTTATCAAAAACCACTGAAATTTGTGAGGAAACCCCTTTTCTTCAACTTCCATCAGACCTGCTTAACAAAAATGTCTACGAAGTTAtacagatatttaaattttaatatgaatattaaaaaaagacatcaatgttttcattaaaattcgatATTTTCTGATCTAATTCAGATACTCCAATTTTCTTTTCAGAACCAGGTGAAGTTACCATCCCTTTTCGAAGTCGGtcggtaaattgaaaaaaaagttcaaaatgaataaaaatctcatacttatttatatatttttaattgctcCTTCTATAAGAAAGACATGCTGTAAATGTTTGTAGACTAAACAAGtctaagaaaattctgtaaaaagaccTCTTTCTTTGTTGTGATATTTTGAATCCtttctgataaaatttctaaaattatatttttaggaaaaaaaattcttctgaccttaaaaaatggtttatcccGCATTAAACTAACAGGATGCCTTTcatatatcaaaataaaaaagattttctgtaGAAACCCAAGTTTTTTATAAGTTTCTGCTTATATAAGGAAGACATACATTTTTGAGACCGGGAGGATTTTTGTTACATAAAattatcatttgtaattttttttcgtaaaaagagGCAAGATCAtctataataaaattcttttttaagccTAAGtctatgtaaattattattattattaatgatttggTTTGCGTTTTAGGTCTAATAAACATAAAGGATGTTGTTTTGTTTTTGGCCTTTGGTCTTAAACTGGGTGGTTGTAAAATAAAGAAGtctttaacaatgaaaaaaagtgAATGTATTAAGCCACGGTATCGGAGTTGTTACAGTTCTGAAGAGGCCATGACACCATGGCGAAATGCATCAGAGTTTCCAGATAGAGCATTGAGCAAGTCGCCCAAGTTGCCAACTCAAGTCGTTCAAAATTGCCCTACGCTAGACCTTCAGGCTGCAATTTATATAGCCAGTGTAATAACTTAACATAACTTAGTGAATTCAAGAtagcgatagtcagttttcatataaaacaaataccttctcattatgatgagtgTAAAAATTCTTAGTACTATTTCATTAACATATCAATGAATTAATCATTAGAATTTGTTTGACTGTCAATAAGTTTGAAATATGTATATGATTAAAATACAATCAAGCGAGTTTCAATTTCAATCTATAATAAAAAACTGATATATGGTTTTATTGTTTTTGTCCTTAAATCAAATAAAAGACGAACACTACTTTTTTCCAAAAGTATTACACAGCCActccaaaaaaatcttttactggGTCTGGAGGTCTGACCATGTTTACTAaatgtttttggagtcgctgaatctgaatcctaTTTCCAAAAAACCGCAGCATGTCAGGCATGTCAGCATGtctgacataacctaaaaaaacctcaTAAAGTTTTTTTCCAGTCCAGGGGTCAGACCACGTTTattatgtttttgggatcgctgaaatTCGAATTCGAGATATAAAGACACCCAGCACGCCAGGGTTCTGACATAGTCTCAAAAAACCTCATGAAATAGTACATACCCTACctatagaaatctctgagttttttctagtgaaatagcccggcccatttgagactataagcacagacgatttgaaacaatttagtctgagagatagtctgagagatttgggtccatttcaaggtccttttagtaggctttttaagagtggtgcaacaataatataatgttccttttgtattcgtcacgtaccggacgggcacagttatttacagtagttggccgtcgctaatctgactctccctttttaaatttctcttcaaattattgacacttttttttaatttaatgaattttctcattatacttatttataattataacttatatgctaatataccattttctagttgaatacaaaaatgatgtcttttttggcgtttctcattccatttacgagaaacgtcgtattaattcaaattttaagcattaaaaaaaaagttagatatctaaaatcatcgaaacccgtagattccgaattattatgttttaggctgtgaaatatgaaattaaaaagatctacttctaaattttaatccgaaagcttaacaaggatttatgatcgtatttctatttcaatttcggaaaggacattttaaagcctttaaaacatttaaaataactacctgggcctttgaatatatctacctgagtgcctgcagcgaatttctctgagcttctctgaccctaaagaatctttagaatatacttagagatttctttcggtagggtagtaCAAATAGTACAACTTACCTTCCTTAAAAACATGCATGTAAGGCAGATAAAGAATATTGGGCgttcttgacaattttaaattcgaagtgAAAGAAAGAAATTGCGCTTTTAGGCAGAAGGGAGAGTGTGGGGTACAGCTACgttattttcaaaagataaatttaagttTCTCTATCGGGCGCAGTCTCATGTAGCGGGCGCAAAGTTTTATGTCGACCCGGCGGCGGCGAGCGCATGTCCGAAGGTCGCATGGGCTGTAAGCGGCCACATTACGCTTGCTTTATgctctggcggaccgaaggaaacaaaaggagcctctacaaagtatccttaAAGACCCCaatgagtcccccttcggttccttctttaaaaactcaacaacaaaaaacagcaagatcaacttttaaattgttgacgttcagattctacgttaaaatttgcattcgaaacttacggagtaatcgcaatactttttcgtgtagcgttaaaaaattaagaaaataaaatacctgtcatttacatgggccgaaggcggcttaaagtgcatcttttttcagtagcagttaataagtgttccgtcggtaactttaagaattttgtctggatgctagcgccacgcagtggaaatcTCAGACaataacgctgcgatgcaagtgagagaattttatttttaaacttcgcgcgcaacatactacttgagctattatggatgcgctagaagtcaccttcagcagaagttaatgatatttttttttatttttaacgctacaaaaaaaagtattgcgcttactccgtgagtttctaagggaaattttaacgtagaatacgaatttcaacaatttaaaagttggtctcgctgtttttttatatttttttaaaaaggaaccgaaggggTACTCATTGGggtctttaagggcatgtgatacttacaatttccccggcttttttccacaaaaataaaaaaattttaaaactgaattcggatatgctataaaatatgataacggacgtccccggactcttttttgagtgatgataacaaaaaaatgattgtgctaaataaaaattttttgcatatgcattattttgaggttacgtcgtttttcatctctgcctttccgataatctggaaattatttatgaaataaacttttttgattgcctgcaaacaaggttaggtCCGAGTGattagttaatatgtttatttgtgagtccaaagttttcggccaaaaatattgtgtagtttggaagtaatttgataaaaaaaatttgataaatttgataaaacaacaacaaaaattgtgtggggacgtccgttagcatgttctatatcatttctcagattttgaaggcaaaatatttcttatcctaggaaaaaagccgggggaatctaacactgaaaaaatcgatactatttcctaagcgctatgcaaattaatcacattttgctaaattaaaactttttttaattaacctacaaaaaagtatgtggggacgtccgttagcatgttcgctatcatttcccaaatttttaagacaaaacatttattattctagagaaaaagccgggggaacctaaaactaataaaatcgacaattttctaagtatcacatgcccttcatgacacattttttaacttctacACTTATTTCCACGTAAAGCgccacatagagttgaaaatttgggataataaataagaagcactaagaaagttgGGCGTTGTTCTAAACTTTgataatgattaaaaaagaaaaaaaatatttgtaaaaaaaactttattaatatttattaaattttgggaTCAGAGCcatcattcttagtgcttcttatttattatcccaaattttcaacccgacctggcgcttcgtgtaaaaataagttaggaaataaaaagtgtaggtaaggtaggaatctggtcccGTCACCCACTCGCAACATGGTCTtcagccttaagggcatgtgatacttagaaaattttcgattttaccagttttaggttccgacggctttttttctttaataatcaatattttgtcttaaaaatttgggaaatgatagcgactatgctaacggacgtccccacatactttttttggtttaattccaaaaagttttaatttagcaaaatctgattaatttgcatagcgcttaggaattagtatcgattttaccagttttaggttccgacggctttatttctagaataatcaatattttgtgttaaaatttttggaaatgatagcgaacatgctaatggacgtccccgcacactttatttgtgtttttttcaaaaatttttttgatattactaAAAACATGcgtatatatttcgaggttatgtgtgttacaaatcacccgagcgttacttccaaactacacaatatttttggccgaaaactttggactttcaaataaacatagtaactaatctcccggaactaacccttttcccaggcaatcaaaaaagtttatttcataaataatttccagattatcggaaaggcagatatgaaaaacgacgtaacctcaaaataatacatatgcataacatttttatttagcacaataaatttttttgtaattatccctcaaaaaagagtccggggacgtccgttatgatattttatagcatctccgaattcagtttttaagaattttcatttttgtggaaaaaagccggggaaactgtaagtatcacatgcccttaaaagtgtTAATATCTAAATTTGCTgactaaataaaacaatttttacacttaatattctaaattaacgtttttcaacattttgaatcatgttttttttctaagggattcaaatatgaatgattctctttcttttttaaaaaaggcttCTCTAAATTAAAATGCTTAACTGTAAAAGTATCTTACTTAAATTCatacaagtttaaatttttaaatagtttaaatgatGTAATTTGGATATGTCAAATAAAATTAGAACACTTTTAACGccattgaatttgtaattttgcaagtgtttaattgtataattaaacTGAAAGGAACATTGTGATAAAACAGCTACCGCGGTAATTTGACAGTCGATGTGTAAACTTGCATCTTTTTACACTGGAAACTATTTGACCTTTTCAATAAGTTGTAAAGACACATACAGCATTGCATTTGCATGAGACTGTGAATTTACAAATAGCAgcgtatttacaatttttctgtgtGATTTAAAGTGACGGAATGTAGAAGTGCTTGATAGAGAGCGAAATTACATGCAGTATGATAATGCCACTGATGGGTAGGCCTAGACCAGAAAACAAAGGACTGTTTTTTGTTTCTACCTCCATTTGTTTACAAGATATTCCTCATTATATGAGACGGAATGTTTGATGgcgaaaataat comes from Belonocnema kinseyi isolate 2016_QV_RU_SX_M_011 chromosome 5, B_treatae_v1, whole genome shotgun sequence and encodes:
- the LOC117172927 gene encoding plant intracellular Ras-group-related LRR protein 4-like isoform X2, with protein sequence MITISSPEKRHLADPQRITKSRKISLDFNQNSTKNESHHAKTQVQHLEEHPEHLKIDNIGIPSLPSRVCILQSLKHLDASGNKLQDLPDDLGRLENLEILDLSFNNLSKFPISCAALNRLKQLVLSNNRFKSIPECVEEGMQNLEILDVSHNPLKFISAPASTKLKRFSANGLKYCRFFPEWLLNSKFWKLDEINLDDSVFDKFRFREKQISHLRRFSMRNSSLNDKNLEQITSNMVELQKINVDNDKVQLRREGRSNIFCTLPGSNLRNPGVVQEINARMTALSILPHSIDKFFNLKRLDIGENQLCWLPDEICVLQNLQVLIIDSCELGKLPEKIGNLDKLEEISACNNRLMELPRSMANLKNLKILDLFNNELSEIPTCLEGEKLKYLDLEKNFFAIKNSLMRNTPYDILRERLRQHYNYERDVGSKTYREDKTFNYNDAKASNSCSGSECGEM
- the LOC117172927 gene encoding leucine-rich repeat protein SHOC-2-like isoform X1; amino-acid sequence: MITISSPEKRHLADPQRITKSRKISLDFNQNSTKNESHHAKTQVQHLEEHPEHLKIDNIGIPSLPSRVCILQSLKHLDASGNKLQDLPDDLGRLENLEILDLSFNNLSKFPISCAALNRLKQLVLSNNRFKSIPECVEEGMQNLEILDVSHNPLKFISAPASTKLKRFSANGLKYCRFFPEWLLNSKFWKLDEINLDDSVFDKFRFREKQISHLRRFSMRNSSLNDKNLEQITSNMVELQKINVDNDKVQLRREGRSNIFCTLPGSNLRNPGVVQEINARMTALSILPHSIDKFFNLKRLDIGENQLCWLPDEICVLQNLQVLIIDSCELGKLPEKIGNLDKLEEISACNNRLMELPRSMANLKNLKILDLFNNELSEIPTCLEGEKLKYLDLEKNFFAIKNSLMRNTPYDILRERLRQHYNYERDVGSKTYREDKTFNYNDAKASNSCSGSECGEIISEVNGVCTEDWGLPEDSADEYEPTREAKLKLPPARSLKQFHITYSSYFRPSDLHSRRVRDVVRRVKKKGLRKNSTCTIEDGQFDDA